The following proteins are encoded in a genomic region of Pseudomonas sp. Os17:
- a CDS encoding OsmC family protein gives MRNGMNISGFSEIVHEIQQEPAQAIFRYGAYAQYSPAAGMLAGVAPATIGLLRAPRHFEVPIRPSPALQCQGLLDPAWPQELALAALSGCFLVSAVSGFSARRTTVDHLSMTTRAHLQEAGAAAPQVRYEIRSGTDKKLSEALEVIEAVKTHSPNHQTFVQPLGLAARLVDAGRPGAWQHFAPLDSAPACAAEAPGQALSLDCQWLYGTQLRADFAGQAPEDRRSFPIDQPKQLAGIDWGPNPQEYLLMAIAADVLAQLSRRQQLPGAVRLDIRAMVDIRGMCEVAPTPVHLQDIELDLQVEGWPAAQRSRLQAQLAASIEASVVCALIRHRVAFEFQVGARPQPEEARQCLPC, from the coding sequence ATGAGAAACGGTATGAACATCTCGGGTTTCAGCGAGATCGTCCACGAGATCCAGCAAGAGCCGGCCCAGGCGATCTTCCGCTATGGGGCCTACGCCCAGTATTCGCCTGCCGCCGGCATGCTCGCCGGGGTCGCCCCGGCGACCATCGGCCTGCTGCGCGCGCCGCGGCATTTCGAGGTGCCGATCCGCCCGAGCCCGGCGTTGCAGTGCCAGGGCCTGCTGGACCCGGCGTGGCCCCAGGAACTGGCCCTGGCGGCGTTGTCCGGGTGCTTCCTGGTGTCGGCGGTTTCAGGGTTTTCCGCGCGCCGGACCACCGTGGATCACTTGTCCATGACCACCCGCGCGCACCTGCAGGAGGCCGGCGCCGCTGCGCCCCAGGTGCGCTACGAGATCCGCTCGGGAACCGACAAGAAGCTCAGCGAGGCCCTGGAGGTGATCGAGGCGGTGAAGACCCATAGCCCCAACCATCAGACCTTCGTCCAGCCCCTGGGGCTGGCGGCGCGGCTGGTGGACGCCGGGCGCCCGGGGGCCTGGCAGCACTTTGCGCCACTGGACAGCGCCCCCGCGTGCGCCGCTGAGGCACCGGGGCAGGCCCTGAGCCTGGATTGCCAGTGGCTCTACGGCACCCAGTTGCGCGCCGACTTTGCCGGGCAGGCGCCCGAGGATCGGCGCAGTTTTCCCATCGACCAGCCCAAGCAACTGGCAGGTATCGACTGGGGCCCCAACCCCCAGGAGTACCTGCTGATGGCCATCGCCGCCGATGTGCTTGCCCAACTCAGCCGCCGCCAGCAATTGCCCGGCGCGGTGCGCCTGGACATCCGCGCCATGGTGGACATCCGCGGCATGTGCGAGGTGGCACCGACCCCGGTGCACCTGCAGGACATCGAGCTTGACCTGCAGGTCGAGGGTTGGCCGGCGGCGCAACGGTCCCGGCTGCAGGCACAGCTGGCGGCGAGCATCGAGGCCTCGGTGGTCTGCGCGCTGATCCGGCACCGGGTTGCCTTCGAGTTCCAGGTCGGCGCCCGGCCGCAGCCCGAGGAGGCGCGCCAATGCCTGCCCTGTTGA
- a CDS encoding trans-sulfuration enzyme family protein, which translates to MNDVNKTAAEFANRPGTDAQLPWLNQLNRQRLAGPAMANNRCLNQGETAATLCVHAGTYEDPVTGAVGTPIFPSTTFRFSQTTYESFLEGYIRDIPTYSRYGNPGQWSVQLKVAALEGAQSALVLSSGMAAISSTLFALTNRNGHIISSYDLYGGSYSLLHADIGQAGRSVSYVDPLDLEEIRRAIRPETQIMFFELLSNPLMKAIDLVAIAALCKQQNILLVVDNTFLSPISCRPLEWGADIVLHSATKYLNGHSDATSGAVAGSRKLVDRIWAQLLRFGGSLDPFVCFLLERGMKTLAVRMQAHAAGARQVTAFLERHPQVKRVHSLYAQDYAHPHLYQYAGQATCGMLSFELEGGDAAALALLEHLRLITCATSLGGVESLVSLPFNTSHSGLTREQQTRIGLNPGLVRLSVGIEDPDDLCADLEQALQQVYQGGEQP; encoded by the coding sequence GTGAACGACGTAAACAAGACCGCGGCGGAGTTTGCCAATCGTCCCGGCACCGACGCCCAGTTGCCCTGGCTCAACCAGTTGAACCGCCAGCGCCTGGCCGGCCCGGCGATGGCCAACAATCGTTGCCTGAACCAGGGCGAGACGGCAGCGACACTCTGTGTGCACGCCGGCACCTATGAGGACCCGGTGACCGGGGCGGTGGGCACGCCGATATTTCCCAGCACCACCTTCCGTTTCAGCCAGACCACCTACGAGTCGTTCCTGGAAGGCTATATCCGCGACATCCCGACCTACAGCCGCTACGGCAACCCGGGGCAATGGTCGGTGCAGTTGAAGGTGGCCGCGCTGGAAGGCGCGCAGAGCGCCCTGGTGCTGTCCTCGGGCATGGCGGCGATCTCCTCGACCCTGTTCGCCCTGACCAATCGCAACGGCCACATCATTTCCTCCTATGACCTGTACGGCGGCAGCTACAGTCTGCTGCACGCCGATATCGGTCAGGCCGGGCGCTCGGTGAGCTATGTCGATCCGCTGGACCTGGAAGAGATCCGCCGGGCCATCCGCCCGGAGACCCAGATCATGTTCTTCGAGCTGCTGTCCAACCCGTTGATGAAGGCCATCGATCTGGTCGCCATCGCCGCGCTGTGCAAACAGCAGAACATTCTGCTGGTGGTGGACAACACCTTCCTGTCCCCCATCAGTTGCCGCCCCCTGGAGTGGGGCGCGGACATCGTCCTCCACTCGGCCACCAAGTACCTCAACGGCCACAGCGACGCCACCAGCGGCGCCGTGGCGGGCAGTCGCAAGTTGGTGGACCGCATCTGGGCCCAGCTGCTGCGCTTTGGCGGCAGCCTCGACCCCTTCGTGTGCTTTCTCCTGGAGCGGGGCATGAAGACCCTGGCGGTGCGCATGCAGGCCCACGCCGCTGGCGCCCGGCAGGTCACGGCTTTTCTCGAACGGCATCCGCAGGTCAAGCGGGTGCATTCGCTGTACGCCCAGGACTATGCCCATCCCCATCTGTACCAGTACGCCGGCCAGGCCACCTGCGGCATGCTCAGCTTTGAGCTGGAGGGCGGCGATGCCGCGGCGCTGGCGCTGCTGGAGCACCTGCGGCTGATCACCTGCGCCACCAGCCTGGGCGGCGTGGAGTCCCTGGTGAGCCTGCCGTTCAACACCTCCCACAGCGGCTTGACCCGCGAGCAGCAGACCCGGATCGGCCTCAACCCCGGGCTGGTGCGGCTGTCGGTGGGGATCGAGGACCCCGACGACCTGTGTGCCGACCTCGAACAGGCCCTGCAGCAGGTCTATCAAGGAGGCGAGCAGCCATGA
- a CDS encoding acyl carrier protein, protein MTDTDRLIKVFSSTVGRELNREDLSGGDLIGSLGLNSIDALQLLIQVETEFGFSIEDNELSIELVNSLERLEAFVADKTQARIG, encoded by the coding sequence ATGACCGACACCGACCGCTTGATCAAAGTGTTCTCCAGCACCGTGGGCCGTGAACTGAACCGGGAAGACCTCTCGGGAGGGGATCTGATCGGCAGCCTCGGGCTGAACTCGATCGACGCCCTGCAACTGCTGATCCAGGTGGAAACCGAATTCGGCTTCTCCATCGAGGACAACGAGCTGTCCATCGAACTGGTCAATTCCCTGGAGCGTCTGGAGGCCTTCGTCGCCGACAAGACCCAGGCCCGGATTGGCTGA
- a CDS encoding ANL family adenylate-forming protein encodes MVHELPDDERWFSEVTAGPVLAALPAAMRERWVPPLAALADSGQQRLLLVFDSSLEHVALLLMLLQHGLSLLLVASDARPGELQRYAAQAAISHCLALDQGQLQVTRLEPGTGVPAQLPQRRGLYLLTSGTTGEPSLIFRDLQSWRDEGLRYCRLLQLGPEDRVLFIAPVYHAYALGWLWGALLAGCQVQICKPTELGTGLQALRHWASHAVVTPLLAGLLAQRGGPGTRPERLKGVMSGAGPVDGHLDQQFQQAFGIGLSRNYGSTESGAVFAGVAPLPPLSIGFPMPGIEVLQPGAPGQPFALKVRLEDGRLYDTGDIAEQSAAGYSIVGRESTAIRRGERWISPFEIESVLGSHPDVQDCAVRAVKSAQSGNDHVFAFVVWNPQRPWDPRLLREHCLAHLAPAKVPDRFERTPLIARSGNGKPLLSRRYRPASNQVLLEAAHAYKRSQLLLALWESGALQLSAQGLSVDQIAQRTGLHAHTLAVAFDTAQANGLLHEAPEAETPRDLEDLAAVLDLESFNCRHWNRLDAMLAVLHDGLDRRAFEQTPKHPQLQRRYQRAVAGADKQLAAQLTWRKALHNAPRAIALLDICATGAVYTQALLSRRRLDCRASRIVQLGGLNPPAADIPVHSHENLVQLDARGFDVIVLDNTLHQPEVAQALPALLERLGPDGQLIIDEIFFNDTASAAVGVDWLTHGGCQYPRQAEVVTALARQGFVAEQVWRRESTIYQCTMLFTRSLEK; translated from the coding sequence ATGGTGCATGAGTTGCCTGACGACGAGCGCTGGTTCAGCGAAGTGACCGCAGGCCCGGTGCTGGCCGCCTTGCCTGCCGCCATGCGCGAGCGCTGGGTGCCGCCGCTGGCAGCGCTGGCCGACAGTGGTCAGCAGCGCCTGCTGCTGGTGTTCGACAGCTCCCTGGAGCATGTCGCTCTGCTGCTGATGCTGTTGCAGCACGGCCTGTCGCTGCTACTGGTGGCCAGTGACGCCCGGCCCGGGGAATTGCAGCGCTACGCGGCTCAGGCCGCCATCAGCCATTGTCTGGCGCTGGACCAGGGGCAATTGCAGGTGACTCGCCTGGAGCCGGGCACTGGCGTGCCGGCGCAGTTGCCGCAGCGGCGTGGCCTCTATCTGTTGACCTCGGGTACCACCGGCGAGCCATCGCTGATCTTTCGCGACCTGCAAAGCTGGCGCGACGAAGGCCTGCGCTACTGCCGCCTGCTGCAACTGGGCCCCGAGGACCGGGTGCTGTTCATCGCTCCGGTGTATCACGCCTATGCGCTGGGCTGGTTATGGGGTGCGCTGCTGGCCGGGTGCCAGGTGCAGATCTGCAAGCCCACGGAGCTGGGAACCGGGTTGCAGGCGTTGCGCCACTGGGCCAGCCATGCCGTGGTGACGCCACTGCTGGCCGGTCTGCTGGCCCAGCGCGGCGGACCCGGAACGCGTCCCGAGCGGCTCAAGGGGGTGATGTCCGGCGCCGGTCCCGTGGACGGACACCTCGACCAGCAGTTCCAGCAGGCCTTCGGCATCGGCCTGTCGCGCAACTATGGCAGTACCGAAAGCGGTGCCGTGTTTGCCGGCGTCGCGCCGTTGCCGCCGCTGTCCATCGGCTTTCCCATGCCGGGGATCGAGGTGCTGCAGCCCGGGGCGCCGGGCCAGCCCTTCGCCCTCAAGGTACGACTCGAGGACGGGCGTCTCTACGACACCGGCGACATCGCCGAACAGAGCGCCGCCGGCTACAGCATCGTCGGTCGCGAAAGTACGGCGATCCGCCGTGGCGAGCGCTGGATCTCGCCGTTCGAGATCGAGTCGGTGCTGGGCAGCCACCCGGATGTGCAGGACTGCGCGGTGCGCGCGGTCAAGTCCGCCCAGTCGGGCAACGACCATGTCTTCGCCTTCGTGGTCTGGAACCCGCAACGCCCGTGGGACCCGCGACTGCTGCGCGAACATTGCCTGGCCCACCTGGCGCCGGCCAAGGTTCCCGATCGCTTCGAGCGCACGCCGCTGATCGCCCGCAGCGGCAACGGCAAGCCGCTGCTCAGCCGGCGTTATCGTCCGGCGAGCAATCAGGTGTTGCTGGAGGCTGCCCATGCCTACAAGCGTTCGCAGTTGCTGTTGGCACTGTGGGAGAGCGGGGCCTTGCAGCTCAGTGCCCAGGGCCTGAGCGTCGATCAGATCGCCCAGCGCACCGGCCTGCATGCCCACACCCTGGCAGTGGCCTTCGACACGGCCCAGGCCAACGGCCTGCTGCACGAGGCCCCGGAGGCCGAGACGCCGCGGGACCTGGAGGACCTGGCCGCGGTGCTGGACCTGGAGTCCTTCAACTGTCGCCACTGGAATCGCCTGGACGCGATGCTGGCGGTGCTGCACGACGGCCTTGATCGGCGCGCCTTCGAACAGACGCCCAAGCACCCGCAGCTGCAGCGGCGCTACCAGCGCGCGGTGGCCGGGGCGGACAAGCAGCTGGCGGCCCAGCTGACCTGGCGCAAGGCCCTGCACAACGCGCCCAGGGCCATCGCCCTGCTGGATATCTGTGCCACCGGGGCGGTGTACACCCAGGCCCTGCTGAGCCGTCGGCGCCTGGATTGCCGGGCCAGTCGGATCGTCCAGCTGGGCGGGCTCAATCCACCGGCGGCGGATATCCCGGTGCACAGCCACGAGAACCTGGTGCAACTGGACGCGCGCGGGTTCGACGTGATCGTGCTCGACAACACCCTGCATCAGCCCGAGGTGGCCCAGGCCCTGCCGGCCTTGCTCGAACGCCTGGGGCCCGATGGCCAGCTGATCATCGACGAGATCTTTTTCAACGACACGGCTTCGGCGGCCGTCGGCGTGGACTGGCTGACCCATGGCGGCTGCCAGTACCCGAGGCAGGCCGAGGTGGTGACGGCGCTGGCGCGCCAAGGATTCGTAGCCGAGCAAGTCTGGCGCCGCGAATCGACGATTTACCAATGCACGATGTTATTCACCAGGAGTTTAGAAAAATGA
- a CDS encoding radical SAM protein, with the protein MTNAEPVNFLGHSRLLGNDLVINEDSCNLGCTYCLTGQSNMKSSHEGKLIFQPPVHDVYSEDSELGQRLQTIVERVNRTFRPPLLKLTGGEIFIIKGIMTFIERMAPLHEVLIVQTNGLPLTRDKVRRLAALGNVVVQISLDSSHYEGNSYRVLSPRIHEMIMERIAMVLEAGLPLEIYGVLNDRSAPYLREFVEWCARFEDNPPQLFPFPVRGPDSDSFKVRPEQYPLIDELFELRERYPQILPPKAYLDRLSSFYHQGRRTWRCHLPRLVLSTFSDGVATPCPNIWFHNMGNLLEDDWNKALAPVNRSPFYQLLLAERPRLDACKGCFTPWDTLSLYFEDAISLDELCRAPSYAPAAVRSLLEHAKEAYRNGA; encoded by the coding sequence ATGACCAATGCCGAACCGGTGAACTTCCTCGGCCACAGCCGCTTGCTGGGCAACGACCTGGTGATCAACGAGGATTCCTGCAACCTGGGATGCACCTACTGCCTGACCGGGCAGAGCAACATGAAGTCGTCCCACGAGGGCAAGTTAATCTTTCAACCGCCGGTGCATGACGTCTACAGCGAAGACAGCGAGCTGGGCCAGCGCCTGCAGACCATCGTCGAGCGGGTCAACCGCACCTTCAGGCCGCCGCTGCTGAAGCTCACTGGCGGCGAGATCTTCATCATCAAGGGCATCATGACCTTCATCGAGCGCATGGCGCCGCTGCACGAGGTGCTGATCGTCCAGACCAACGGCCTGCCGCTGACCCGGGACAAGGTGCGGCGCCTGGCCGCACTGGGCAATGTCGTGGTGCAGATATCCCTGGACAGCAGCCACTATGAGGGCAACAGCTACCGGGTCCTGTCGCCGCGCATCCACGAGATGATCATGGAGCGCATCGCCATGGTGCTGGAGGCCGGCCTGCCGCTGGAAATCTACGGCGTGCTGAATGATCGCAGTGCGCCTTACCTGCGGGAATTCGTCGAATGGTGCGCCCGCTTCGAAGACAACCCGCCGCAACTGTTTCCCTTCCCCGTGCGCGGCCCGGACAGCGACAGCTTCAAGGTCCGGCCCGAGCAGTATCCGCTGATCGATGAGCTGTTCGAGCTACGCGAGCGCTACCCGCAGATCCTGCCGCCCAAGGCCTACCTGGACCGGCTCAGCTCGTTCTACCACCAGGGCCGGCGCACTTGGCGCTGCCACCTGCCGCGGCTGGTGCTGTCGACCTTCAGCGACGGCGTGGCCACACCGTGCCCGAACATCTGGTTCCACAACATGGGCAACCTGCTGGAGGACGACTGGAACAAGGCCCTGGCCCCGGTCAACCGTTCACCGTTCTATCAACTGTTGCTGGCCGAGCGGCCGCGCCTGGATGCCTGCAAGGGCTGCTTCACCCCCTGGGACACCCTGAGCCTGTACTTCGAGGACGCCATCAGCCTCGACGAACTGTGCCGCGCGCCGTCTTACGCCCCGGCAGCGGTCAGGAGCCTGCTCGAACACGCCAAGGAGGCCTATCGCAATGGTGCATGA
- a CDS encoding B12-binding domain-containing radical SAM protein — METVPFTNAAEGLIPLTNLAESLDAPAANPLHSSVDFRKPHPMRVCFPVLLDGDLVMSSEHLGVSYLVSILRDLGAECLVVEVKSIQHGDEIAIAEVVAFKPDLIGFSLTTVTVSHATAFGSALRAALEPRVAFLAGGPLATFLGSKLLSNPNWSFLDALVRGEGDVPLVRYVEAFWDHGDYASVPSLSWREEGGFVIDNPIGKPLPELDMLPEPARDQFELNHGKLPYLRLATTRGCTARCTFCNAPHAGNKINPGKLWRARTPDNIVDEIERLYHKYNFNTFDFVDSTFEDPGGAPFAKQRIADIAQGVLDRGLKIYYNCCMQAKNWHAEDQPLLDLLYRSGLEKVLIGIESGSQIGLDRWKKKSTVEDNKRAIELVRGAGIYVAFGFIAYHPWSTFQEIRDNNLFLRQYMGYNLRRYTVRLELYPGAEAVETLRAEGKLHDDFDVSLNALSYDFEDPRVRQLSSISALLYGEKYASEMVIEKEPAVFEFETYDIVMHTFMSRLRRAVLDDPRGLAILQAGEAKATELRRQMSDFNYELISQMTDLAEEGTLTEAYAHERRPQVEQFYRGKLGELRQVQLGISMQLHRAGLSLRDIQFSKEA, encoded by the coding sequence ATGGAAACCGTACCGTTCACCAACGCCGCCGAAGGGCTGATTCCCCTGACCAATCTGGCCGAGTCGCTCGATGCGCCGGCGGCCAATCCACTGCATTCCAGTGTCGACTTCCGCAAGCCGCACCCCATGCGGGTGTGCTTCCCGGTGCTGCTCGACGGCGACCTGGTCATGAGCTCCGAGCACCTGGGCGTCAGTTACCTGGTGTCGATCCTGCGGGACCTGGGGGCCGAGTGCCTGGTGGTCGAGGTCAAGTCGATCCAGCACGGCGACGAGATCGCCATCGCCGAGGTGGTGGCCTTCAAGCCTGACCTGATCGGGTTCTCCCTGACCACGGTCACCGTCAGCCACGCCACCGCATTCGGTTCGGCATTGCGCGCGGCGCTGGAGCCGCGGGTGGCCTTTCTGGCCGGCGGTCCGCTGGCCACCTTCCTCGGCTCCAAGCTGTTGAGCAACCCCAACTGGAGCTTCCTCGACGCCCTGGTGCGGGGTGAGGGCGATGTGCCGTTAGTGCGCTACGTGGAGGCCTTCTGGGATCACGGCGACTACGCCTCGGTGCCCAGCCTGAGCTGGCGCGAGGAGGGCGGGTTCGTCATCGACAACCCCATCGGCAAGCCGCTGCCGGAGCTGGACATGCTGCCCGAACCGGCCCGGGATCAGTTCGAACTCAACCATGGCAAGCTGCCTTATCTGCGCCTGGCTACCACCCGCGGCTGCACCGCCCGCTGCACCTTCTGCAACGCCCCCCACGCCGGCAACAAGATCAACCCCGGCAAGCTGTGGCGGGCCAGGACCCCGGACAACATCGTCGACGAAATCGAGCGCCTGTATCACAAGTACAACTTCAACACCTTCGACTTCGTCGACTCCACGTTCGAAGACCCGGGTGGCGCGCCATTCGCCAAACAGCGCATCGCCGACATCGCCCAGGGCGTGCTCGATCGCGGCCTGAAGATTTATTACAACTGCTGCATGCAGGCTAAGAACTGGCACGCCGAGGACCAGCCGCTGCTGGACCTGCTGTACCGCTCGGGCCTGGAAAAAGTGCTGATCGGCATCGAGTCGGGTTCGCAGATCGGCCTGGACCGCTGGAAGAAGAAATCCACGGTCGAGGACAACAAGCGTGCCATCGAACTGGTGCGTGGTGCTGGCATCTACGTGGCCTTCGGCTTCATCGCGTACCACCCCTGGTCGACCTTCCAGGAGATCCGCGACAACAACCTCTTCCTGCGTCAGTACATGGGCTACAACCTGCGCCGCTACACCGTGCGCCTGGAGCTCTATCCCGGAGCCGAAGCCGTGGAGACCCTGCGCGCCGAAGGCAAGCTGCATGACGATTTCGACGTCTCGCTCAATGCCCTGAGCTACGACTTCGAAGACCCGCGGGTGCGCCAGCTGTCGTCCATCAGCGCCTTGCTCTACGGCGAGAAGTACGCCTCGGAAATGGTCATCGAGAAGGAACCGGCGGTGTTCGAGTTCGAGACCTACGACATCGTCATGCACACCTTCATGTCGCGCCTGCGCCGAGCGGTGCTGGATGACCCCCGGGGCCTGGCGATCCTGCAGGCGGGGGAAGCCAAGGCCACCGAGCTGCGCCGGCAGATGAGCGACTTCAACTATGAGCTGATTTCCCAGATGACCGACCTGGCCGAGGAGGGCACCCTCACCGAGGCCTATGCCCACGAGCGGCGGCCCCAGGTCGAGCAGTTCTACCGGGGCAAGCTCGGCGAGCTGCGCCAGGTCCAGTTGGGCATCAGCATGCAGTTGCACCGCGCGGGCCTGAGCTTGCGCGATATCCAGTTCAGCAAGGAGGCCTGA
- a CDS encoding alkaline phosphatase family protein: protein MEDQKLKLLVFGVDGASHAVLQQLMARGLLPNFSALRRHAAHGVLQSTFPPHTAPGWASMFTGVSPGEHGIYQFWSTHSDDYRFRAMNAADYGREPCWLTLQRHGLKVGAYNIPMTHPPADLQGGYMISWPLAKTLRYTAPGNLMHELMQAGLHYHSDLVTMYRGQEDYCEQARKFIDGRAETCCFLQKNRPVDALFVVFTEVDRVSHYYWGDAQAPSAAVEQCYVDIDRALGTLLTLTDDQTLVVVASDHGFGLCEADFSVHEFLQQHGLLATRFERQQDGAETAHDDPGARSWFDDPASYRRLIDWSRSDFYMPTPGCFGLNANRVGREAQGRLTDEQLPAAEERLKRALAQVLDDQGRPWFRLVRADQVYVGARLSDAPDYLLIPRDFSVMPTPSLTGQVWSSPAQRGVHRPDGIVFIRGSSFAQDVALQARIEDIYPTILAHLGLPVPEGLEGHWLLEPPHEPRREPGRKGSGGPRMSEEEQRFMDSQLQQIGYF from the coding sequence ATGGAAGATCAAAAGTTGAAGTTGCTGGTCTTCGGTGTCGATGGCGCCTCCCATGCCGTGCTCCAGCAATTGATGGCGCGGGGCCTGTTGCCCAACTTCAGCGCATTGCGTCGGCACGCCGCCCATGGGGTGTTGCAATCGACCTTTCCACCCCATACCGCACCGGGCTGGGCCTCCATGTTTACCGGGGTTTCCCCGGGTGAGCACGGGATCTACCAGTTCTGGTCGACCCACAGTGACGACTATCGTTTCAGGGCCATGAATGCCGCCGATTACGGGCGCGAGCCCTGCTGGCTGACCCTGCAGCGCCATGGCCTGAAAGTGGGTGCCTACAACATCCCCATGACTCATCCGCCGGCCGACTTGCAGGGCGGCTACATGATCAGCTGGCCCCTGGCAAAGACATTGAGATATACCGCACCCGGTAACTTGATGCATGAATTGATGCAGGCGGGCCTGCACTATCATTCCGATCTGGTCACCATGTATCGCGGTCAGGAAGATTATTGCGAGCAGGCGCGAAAGTTTATCGACGGTCGTGCCGAAACTTGCTGTTTTCTGCAAAAGAACCGGCCGGTCGATGCACTCTTCGTGGTCTTTACCGAAGTTGACCGGGTCAGTCATTACTACTGGGGCGATGCCCAGGCCCCCAGTGCGGCCGTGGAACAGTGCTATGTCGACATCGACCGGGCGCTGGGCACCTTGCTGACCCTGACCGACGACCAGACCCTGGTGGTGGTGGCTTCCGACCACGGCTTCGGCCTGTGCGAGGCCGACTTCAGCGTGCACGAATTCCTCCAGCAGCATGGCCTGCTGGCAACCCGCTTCGAACGGCAGCAGGACGGGGCCGAGACGGCGCACGACGATCCGGGCGCGCGCTCCTGGTTCGATGACCCCGCCAGCTACCGGCGGCTGATCGACTGGTCGCGCTCCGACTTCTACATGCCCACTCCCGGCTGCTTCGGCCTGAACGCCAACCGGGTCGGGCGCGAGGCCCAGGGCCGCTTGACCGACGAGCAGTTGCCGGCCGCCGAAGAGCGCCTCAAGCGCGCCCTGGCCCAGGTGCTCGACGATCAGGGCCGGCCCTGGTTCAGGCTGGTCCGTGCCGACCAGGTCTATGTCGGGGCGCGCCTGTCGGATGCCCCCGACTACCTGCTGATCCCCAGGGACTTCAGCGTCATGCCGACCCCGAGCCTCACCGGGCAGGTCTGGAGCTCGCCGGCCCAGCGCGGGGTGCATCGTCCCGACGGCATCGTCTTCATCCGCGGTTCGAGCTTTGCGCAAGACGTCGCGCTGCAAGCGCGCATCGAAGACATCTACCCGACGATCCTCGCCCATCTGGGGCTGCCGGTGCCGGAAGGGCTCGAAGGCCACTGGCTGCTGGAACCGCCCCACGAGCCCCGGCGCGAGCCCGGGCGCAAAGGCAGTGGCGGGCCCCGCATGAGTGAAGAAGAGCAGCGCTTCATGGACAGCCAATTACAGCAAATTGGGTACTTTTAA
- the speD gene encoding adenosylmethionine decarboxylase has protein sequence MNPDANAFFGRHTLGELYQISPEQLNDIEALTRLLCAASVEAGATVCGTMTKRFEPQGATVLVMLAESHASFHTYPEHGALFLDIFTCGTRCDPVKAFDYICASLKCDVRAMKIVERGAPGGDSQAARPALATPGLRSY, from the coding sequence ATGAACCCGGATGCCAATGCGTTTTTTGGAAGGCACACCCTGGGCGAGCTCTATCAGATCTCTCCCGAACAGCTCAACGACATAGAGGCCCTGACCCGGTTGCTGTGCGCAGCATCCGTCGAAGCCGGGGCCACAGTGTGCGGCACCATGACCAAGCGCTTCGAGCCGCAGGGGGCGACGGTGCTGGTGATGCTGGCGGAGTCCCATGCTTCCTTTCACACCTATCCCGAGCACGGTGCGCTGTTTCTCGACATCTTTACCTGCGGAACCCGCTGCGACCCGGTCAAGGCCTTCGACTACATCTGCGCCAGCCTGAAGTGCGATGTACGGGCGATGAAGATCGTCGAGCGCGGAGCGCCGGGCGGCGACAGTCAAGCGGCCAGGCCGGCGCTGGCGACTCCGGGGCTGCGCAGCTACTGA
- a CDS encoding Hsp20/alpha crystallin family protein, giving the protein MSNSVKKMPVTTEDKSTRHPLATDLWRPLEKLRQQVDHLFDDFNRGSGLSPFGRGLFDVEPFWRRELMGHGMPAVDICEKDKSYEITAELPGMDQKNIEIKLSNGSLIIKGEKKEDKEENRKGYHLSERHYGSFERVFNLPKGVDAEKIDASFSKGVLSISLPKKPEAMKADTVVPIKGE; this is encoded by the coding sequence ATGAGCAACTCCGTGAAGAAGATGCCGGTCACCACTGAAGACAAATCCACCCGGCATCCGCTGGCCACAGACCTTTGGCGGCCCCTGGAAAAACTGCGCCAACAAGTCGATCACCTGTTCGATGACTTCAATCGCGGCTCGGGGCTTTCACCCTTCGGTCGTGGACTGTTCGATGTCGAACCCTTCTGGCGCCGCGAACTGATGGGCCACGGCATGCCTGCCGTGGACATCTGCGAGAAGGACAAGAGCTACGAGATCACCGCTGAACTGCCCGGCATGGACCAGAAGAACATCGAGATCAAACTGTCCAACGGCAGCCTGATCATCAAGGGCGAAAAGAAAGAGGACAAGGAAGAGAACCGCAAGGGCTATCACCTCAGCGAGCGTCACTACGGCTCTTTCGAGCGGGTGTTCAATCTGCCCAAAGGCGTCGACGCCGAGAAGATCGATGCCAGTTTCAGCAAGGGCGTGCTGAGCATCTCGCTGCCGAAAAAGCCTGAAGCCATGAAGGCGGACACAGTCGTGCCGATCAAGGGCGAGTAG